One segment of Fimbriiglobus ruber DNA contains the following:
- a CDS encoding ISAs1 family transposase has translation MATSVDKGHGRIEKRTLHTTTILTAEGKWKGAKQGFHVTRERTVKGKKTIEDVYGITSLSIQQANAATLLSILRDHWQIENGLHWVRDETLGEDRCRVRMGAAPQVLAAIRNAVVHLLADVDTENRPEAIEWLQIHHDEARALIGIPQSE, from the coding sequence GTGGCCACGTCGGTCGACAAGGGACATGGGCGGATCGAGAAGCGAACCCTCCACACGACGACGATTCTGACCGCCGAGGGGAAGTGGAAGGGGGCCAAGCAAGGGTTCCACGTCACCCGCGAGCGGACGGTCAAAGGGAAGAAGACGATCGAGGATGTGTACGGAATCACCAGTCTGTCGATCCAACAGGCGAATGCGGCGACACTTCTGTCCATCCTCCGGGATCACTGGCAGATCGAGAACGGATTGCATTGGGTCCGGGATGAGACCCTGGGCGAGGACCGCTGCCGGGTGCGGATGGGTGCGGCTCCGCAGGTCCTGGCCGCCATCCGGAACGCCGTCGTCCATCTGTTGGCCGATGTCGACACCGAGAACCGTCCGGAGGCCATCGAGTGGCTGCAAATCCACCACGATGAAGCCCGGGCGCTGATTGGGATCCCACAAAGTGAATAA
- a CDS encoding ISAs1 family transposase, with the protein MPACTLYEALATLPDPRSRHGRIHPLPAVMGLVALAMLSGRKSLAGISRFGRQHGAPLAHALGFRRGKTPTVSTLSRTLRRFDPQDLEAALSRWVTGRFDPHAFEHIAIDGKTLRGSRHGDVPGHHLVAAYAPAVQAVLAQVRVDAKTNEHKAALELLGILPVRGKVVTGDAMFCQRDLATQVIDSGGDYVLVAKDNQPALVADIRAGFAFATAARSIAAATSP; encoded by the coding sequence ATGCCCGCGTGTACGCTGTACGAGGCCCTCGCCACCCTCCCCGATCCCCGCAGCCGCCACGGTCGCATTCATCCCCTCCCGGCGGTCATGGGACTGGTCGCTCTGGCCATGCTGAGTGGCCGCAAGAGCTTGGCCGGGATCTCCCGGTTCGGACGGCAGCACGGGGCTCCGCTGGCTCACGCCCTGGGCTTCCGGCGGGGCAAAACGCCGACCGTCTCGACCCTCTCCCGAACCCTCCGCCGCTTCGACCCCCAGGACCTCGAAGCGGCCCTGTCCCGGTGGGTGACCGGCCGGTTCGACCCCCACGCGTTCGAGCACATCGCGATCGACGGCAAGACGTTGCGAGGCAGCCGCCACGGGGACGTGCCCGGCCACCACTTGGTGGCCGCCTACGCACCCGCCGTCCAGGCCGTCCTCGCTCAGGTCCGGGTCGATGCCAAAACGAACGAACACAAGGCCGCCCTCGAACTCCTCGGTATCCTCCCCGTGCGGGGCAAAGTGGTCACCGGGGACGCCATGTTCTGTCAGCGCGATCTGGCCACCCAGGTGATCGATTCCGGGGGCGACTACGTCCTCGTGGCCAAGGACAACCAACCGGCCTTGGTCGCCGATATCCGAGCCGGATTCGCCTTCGCGACCGCCGCCCGATCGATCGCGGCGGCCACTTCCCCCTGA
- a CDS encoding VOC family protein, whose protein sequence is MTVKRMDNVGIVVEDIDAAIAFFTELGLDLEGRAPIEGAWADGVTGLRDMRVEIAMMRTPDGHGRLELSRFLAPPVVADHRNAPVNALGYLRVMFAVEDIDGTLARLGKRGATVVGEVVQYRDAYRLCYIRGPEGILIGLAQQLGQQTSRTNAVERAQA, encoded by the coding sequence ATGACAGTCAAACGGATGGACAACGTCGGCATCGTGGTCGAAGACATCGATGCCGCCATCGCGTTCTTCACGGAACTCGGCCTCGATCTCGAGGGGCGCGCCCCAATCGAAGGAGCCTGGGCCGACGGCGTCACCGGGTTGCGCGACATGCGGGTCGAGATTGCCATGATGCGGACCCCCGATGGTCACGGCCGGCTCGAATTGTCGCGATTCCTCGCGCCGCCCGTGGTCGCCGATCACCGCAACGCCCCGGTGAACGCTCTCGGTTACCTCCGCGTCATGTTCGCCGTGGAGGACATCGACGGTACACTCGCCCGGCTCGGTAAACGCGGCGCGACGGTCGTCGGCGAAGTGGTCCAGTACCGGGACGCGTATCGGCTCTGCTACATCCGCGGTCCCGAAGGAATTCTCATCGGGCTCGCCCAACAGCTCGGGCAACAGACGTCTCGAACGAACGCCGTGGAACGTGCACAGGCTTGA
- a CDS encoding phage portal protein family protein, which produces MAGRAHGVGLRDYVYWAWWLRDEMLSWLTDYMEKVGSMGLLLFYYEDGNPAAEAAAKQAAADARGKSALAVPVPRGRDKDAAKVEVIAAQTAGAQFLVDMVDRYFERHIERLYVGQSLSAGTAGSGLGGSGVAALHADTKFNLLAWDADNLGDTLTRDLVGVLQHLNFRGAPGGIGGPSGSPTRTPKPSSTRW; this is translated from the coding sequence ATGGCCGGCCGGGCCCACGGGGTGGGGTTGCGGGACTACGTGTATTGGGCGTGGTGGCTCCGCGACGAGATGCTCTCCTGGCTGACCGACTACATGGAAAAAGTCGGCAGCATGGGCCTCCTCCTCTTCTACTACGAGGACGGCAACCCGGCCGCCGAGGCCGCCGCCAAGCAGGCGGCCGCCGACGCCCGCGGCAAGAGCGCCCTGGCCGTCCCCGTCCCCCGCGGGCGGGACAAGGACGCCGCCAAGGTCGAGGTCATCGCCGCCCAGACGGCCGGGGCCCAGTTCCTCGTCGACATGGTCGACCGGTACTTCGAGCGGCACATCGAGCGGCTGTACGTCGGCCAGTCCCTGTCCGCCGGAACCGCGGGGAGCGGGTTGGGCGGGTCGGGCGTCGCCGCCCTCCACGCGGACACCAAGTTCAACCTCCTCGCGTGGGACGCCGACAACCTGGGCGACACCCTCACCCGCGACCTCGTCGGCGTCCTCCAGCACCTCAACTTCCGCGGCGCCCCTGGCGGTATCGGTGGGCCTTCCGGCTCCCCGACCCGGACGCCAAAGCCAAGCTCGACGCGCTGGTGA